The following nucleotide sequence is from Cicer arietinum cultivar CDC Frontier isolate Library 1 chromosome 2, Cicar.CDCFrontier_v2.0, whole genome shotgun sequence.
ACATCAAGATTGTAGCCTTTGACCAAAAGATATTCAAAAATCTTTTGTGAATCCTTTATTCGTCCACTTTTACACAATCCATTGAGAAGAATATTATACGTGCACATATCTGGTTGAATACCCAAGTcgttaaattttttcaataatgcAATTGCCTTGTCAACATCATGGCTTTTGCATAAAGCATCCAATATAGAACTGTAAGTATATATATTAGGTGGTTGGCCCCTATCATGCATCTCACAAACAAGCTCCAAAGCATATGTAATTCTCCCCGATTTGCACAAACTATCGATGAGGGAACTGTAAGTTACAACATCAGGAACAATTTTTCTGGACTGCATTTCTTTGAAGAGGTTCATGGCTTCATCCACCATTTTAATCTTACAAAGTCCATTAATCATGATACTGTAACTCCTAACGTTAGGAGCCACTCCCCTTTGGGCCATAATGTTGAGTATACTCTTAGCCTTCTCCACTTCATTAACTAGAAAATATCCATCCATTAAACAGTTGTAAGTAACAATATCCggttttatgtcatttttcatCATCAGAAGAAACACGGTTTTAGCTTCTTTTAACTTCCCTTCCTTACAAAAAGCATCAACcaatatattaaaagtatacACATTTGGGTTGATGTTTTCCAATGTCATTTTATTAAACAAATCAATTCCTTCTTTCAATTGACCCATGATGCAAAAGCCACTAATTAAAGCAGTGTAAGTGACAACATCAGGAGAAATTCTCTTGACAACCATTTCAGAATATAAATCACATGCATTAGAAACAAGTTTATCTTTGCACATACTATCAATAATCGTGTTGTACATTACCACATTAGGTTGAACCAATTTCCCATCAACTCGTCTCAGCAACTCTAGAGCTGCTCTTGTTTCTCCAACTTTACATAACCCGTTGATCAAAGTCCCGTAACTAACTTGATCCAACTGAAATCCTTGTGCTACCACCTTGTCATGAAAGTGCAATGCTTTATGAACCTCGCCTTTGAGACAAAAACCCTTGATGAGTGTATTCAAAGTTATTGTATTTGGGTGATAACCCCTTTTGAGAATCTTTGAGAAAACAGAGAAAGCAAAAGTGATATGACCTAATTGGCAAAAACAATTGATTAAGAGACTGCAAGTTACAAAGTCAGGGTTAATTCCCCTAATTTCCATTTGTTGAAAAAGGGAAATAGCAATTGAGTAATGCTTAGCTTTCACAATGGAACCTAAAATCTTGCCAAATTCAATGGGTGGTGGGGTAGGATTCTTACGGAGCAAAGAATTGAACAATGAAATGGAATTGTCAAGATGAGGATTATTGAATTGAGGGAATAAGGTTGAAGCTGAGAAGCAAAAAGAAGGAATGAAATTAAAAGGAAGAAACTTTTTGGGaatgaaaagagaaacaaaCCTTAACCTAgttgaaaacaaaaacattgtTTGTTGTGGTTGCAGTGGCTGCGATAAACAAAATCTTCGAATTTCATGTTTGTATCAAACTCACTTATATCTCTCGTTATCACTTGAGATTGATTTTTGGAACCACAATTTTATCTTATTAAATAACTAAGTTgacataaaatacaaataataataataataataataattgactattttaaataataattaaataattgattttgttaaataacttgacatttaaataaataaaacacattaaaCATTAAGGATAACATTGCTTTCTTTTGTAGAGATTCATTAAAGAGACACAATTTGTTATTGATGAGTATATTATTGTCACACATAACTGAGTCTGAGTCTTctattaaagtttaattttgcattgataataatataaataaattttataaactcTACTAGAATTTTGAAGTACATTGGTTCTAAATAAGTTTTGATATATGCCATATAATACTAACTATAATCTTTATGCCCAATATGTATGTCTTTTGGTTCTAGtgtaaaacaaataattttaaattttttgtaatttgagAACGAAATCTGTTGTTATTCTTTCTCGTATTAGTAGCAGAAGAAGATAGTGTCatcaattaattattcaaaacaatgacttttgttttatttaaaaataacaaaaaaatatcattatttataatttcaattacAATTCTGAAATTAGTGATATTATTGaggatttttaaaatataaaaaaaaaattatagttgaatgagtaaaaaaaacaatcatGGTTGCTTAATGTAGTTGCCCAGATTAAAGAGACATATGTTGATACACATATAATACACCATTGAAGTTTCTTtccaattttcaaaatattcatcaatttttttaatatacaagcatgtttttatacaattaaatcataaacaaatttgaattgaatattatataataaaaaatataaacttaaattaTTGGCATTGAATTTTCTCATTAAAGACAAACCTAACTggaaacaatttaattataaataaatgcatTCTTTGATGTTTCTCATCAAAGATAAATGCATTCTACgatcttcattttatttttcttcattctttgatgttttttgtttatttatttttgagtgAAAGATTAATTGAGTTACACTCAGGTAACTACTATGGCTTGGATTTGGACCtcttttttttccaattttgtTCTTGTTTGGAATTTGAGTCCAACCTTTGGTGACATGCTAAGTACTAATTGTTTAATGAAAAATTTCGTTTGTTAGAATTTACTTAAATATAGTTGTTAATTAATTAGGTCTATATGGCGAGAAACAACGGGCACACAATCACTAATGCATGGAGTGAAACTAAACATCTTATCAATAAAAACATGCACCAATTCAAGGAATTCAGAAATCAGTAAGTTGATCAACTCTTTACAAGTGTCTTCCAAATGTTGCAGTTATGATTTAGACTGATTATAGGTCAAGCGATTTTAATGATGTCGACCACTCATCTTCAGTTAGCAGTTTtgtttataagtaatattttttctattaagtAGTAAATTTTCAATTACAACATGGTTTTTAAGAAATGATTTGTGTCACTGTGGTAACTCTGTCAAAGGTTGTGTCAAACAAATTCGATTGGTTTTATCTTGGTTGCACTAATTGCACAGTCAAAACTAAAGAAGGGATTGCAAATTATCAATGTAAATGTGGTGTTCAAGTTGACGAACCAATTCCGAGGTACGTCAAACAGATGgtgttttttctattttagacgtatgtaattttatttgttcttcataattcaaaatatattgtcCAATCAAAGTAAAATTAAATGGTTACAATTTTCTAACTTATTGGaatatagaataaaatataaacaatttgcATATTATTAAGGGTTAATGTTACTATATGAAAGGTTTTCTCTTGGTTACAATTTTCTAACTTATTGACATATAGAATAAAGTAGAAACAATTTGTATATTATTAAGGGTTAAAGTTACTATATGAAAAGTTTTCTCTTAACTGTCATATAAGGATATAAATTCTTTTCCAAACTTAAAGCAAATAGCCCATAAGAGTACTTCAATATTTAACCTTAATTTATCAgaatttataaatcaatattaCAGTCCTTATATCGAACACTTATTGATATCAATACTAACAACATAAAACATGTACAAAATGATCATTGAAGTTTTCCACGACAATTGCTTTTGTAAATTCCTTATGTGAGACCAGGATTGTACTTCACTACTTGGAATTTCAGCACTTCAAATGAGGAAGAATATGATTGAGGCATGTATAAAATGCTTAGTCCAAATAACTTCATAGTTTGGATATTTATTGTTTACCACATAATATGACATAACTCATTTACCTGAAACATGTTAAAGGTCTGTGATACTAACATAAGGATATATCCATCATAACTTCAAGATTTAATGGGGACCACTCTAGCTTTTTGTGTAAAACTACAACCATCTTCAAAACAATGTTCTGTTAATGAAATATTTCGTTTGTAAGAATTTACTTAAATGTAgttgttaattaattagttcTATATGGCAGGAAACAACGGGCACACAATCACTAATGCATGGAGTGGAACTAAACTTCTTATCAATGAAAACACGCACCAATTCAAGGAATTCAGAAATCAGTAAGTTGACCAACTCTTTACAACTGTTTTCCAAATGTTGCAGTTATGATTTAGCCTGATTATAGGTCAAGCGATTTTAACGATGTCGACCACTCATCTTTAGTTAgcagatttttttataagtagtCTTTTTTCTATTAAGTAGTAAATTTTCAACGAATGCAGGTTACCTGCAATAGATGATATAGATAACTACATTCAGGGCGGCCAACTACATACTCAGATCACATCTTCATCTCAATACATTTCACAAGAGAAGTTTATGTATAATGCTCAAGCTAAAACTCTTCGTTAAATCAAGGCTATTGGACATGTAACTATAATTTCATATCACTACTTTTATGTAgatatattcattatttaattgttacaatttttttaattacaacatGGTTTTTAGGAAATGATTTGTGTCACTATGGCAACTCTTTCAAAGGTTGTGCCAGACAAATTCGGTTGGTTTTATCTTGATTGCACTAATTGCACAGTCAAAGCTAAAGAAGGGATTACAAATTATCAATGTAAATGTGGTGTTCAGGTTGACGAACCAATTCCAAGGTACATCAAACTTTAATAgatggtgttttttttttatattttagacgtatttaattttatttgttcttcataattcaaaatatattgttAAATCAAAGTAAAACTAAATGGTTACAATTTTCTAACTTATAGGCATGTGGAATAAAGTAGAAACAATTTGTATATTATTAAGTGTTAGTGTTACTATATGAAAGATTTTCTCTTAACTTTCATATAAGGATATAAATTTTTTCCCAAACTAAAAGCAAATAGTCCATAAGAGTAGTTCAATATTCAACCTTAATTTATCAgaatttataaatcaatattaCAGTTCTTATATCAAACACTTATTGATATCAATACTAACAACATAAAACATGTACAAAATGATCATTGAAGTTTTCCACGACAATTGCTTTTGTAAATTCCTTATGTGAGACCAGGATTGTACTTCACTACTTGGAATTTCAGCACTTCAAATGAGGAAGAATATGATTGAGGCATGTATATAATGCTTAGTCCAAGTAACTTCATAGTTTGGATATTTATTGTTTACCACATAATATGACATAACTCATTTACCTGAAACATGTTAAAGGCTGGTGATACTGACATAAGGATATATCCATCATAATTTCAAGATATAATGGAGACCACTCTAGCTTTTCGTGTAAAACTATAACCATCTTCAAAACAGTGTTCTGTTAATAAGTCATGAACTAATGCTGCACTTATTGCTGCAATTAAGgaacaattttaaattgaagAGGTATTCAAACTACATATTTCCTTATTGTATATTCTAATTGTAATAcgttatatatattaaaaactgCACAACTTAAATTAATAGAAGtcaattttcaaaacacatcTAAAGGAGAACCGATTCGTGAACTCCTTAGTCAAGAAATACTATTTGACACTGTAAGTATATCTACATCACTTTCTATAAGTGCATCATTTTGATATATACATTCTGATTTCATAAATCTTTATGACAATAATCTAATTAATTCCtacaaattttatgaaatatgtaGTAATCATTATCAATGACGGGTGAAAACGATATTGAAAATGTACAGTCAGCTACATCGGCTAAAAGACCTCCAACTGATGACGAACAAGATAATATGGGTAACGATGCAATTGCGAGTGCCCATCTATCATCATCAAAACCACTCAAGAATATCAAATGTAAATAGTAACTACAATGGAATTAAATGCTAGAAAGTAGATGATGACATCatgttaaaaactattattatgtATTGTAATCCTAAGGTCTAATTATGTTTTGGTCTCATGAAGTTTGAATCATGGGATGTATATTCTCAAATTATGTATTGTTGTAAACACTAAACACAAGTACACTTTTTGGTTCAATGTTATTGTTATAGGATGAATGTTTAATTGATTAATGTCTTTAAGAACAGTAATATGAAAAATGTTGATATGTTgtctattgaaaaaatataaactcaGTGAAACTTtcatactttataaataatatattacattttattttatgaaccaAACTGGTTcgtttattttaacaattaatatcaatcaataatGGCAATTCAGTACAGTACGGTTCCTAAAATCAATTCCCTAatgaattattttctttaattattccATATgcagacttaaaaaaaaatacaactataGACATTGAAAGCATTTAAATGATCAACCTAACCTATAAATTTAGATCATCACTTACTTAATCAATTtttcaattagttaaaagatgttgctcaattattttgtaattcaaTATTGTACTTTTGACTAATCTATTGAGTATTCCATCATGGATATGCCACATTAATATTTTACCATAGTATACATAAATCTAATTTAGCAAATGTGCTTAGTTTTATAGTAAAGAATACAATTAGCAATTTGGATATTTTTGTGTCAATTTTTGCAATAGAAAGACAATTttcaatcattattattttactgaGATGGATCGTCAACTAACATTGAACATGTTATAGAAAGAATATACTATAGAGAATATAGTCCaaccattaaaaattaaagtatgtTGTTAACTCTATTTATCACATTCTGTTATCTTATCAAACAATCAAACTACAATTGAAATTACTTCATAAGATCATATTAATTAACATGCAGATTATGTTACAAGGCTTTGGTGCAGATTATGACCCTTGATGCAAATTATGTTACAGGTTTTGGTGCAGATTATGACCCTTATGcgaaaaaatataagaaatgaaGTTGTCTTTCGATATTACAAAAGTTATTGATGATACATTACTAATTTAACATCCTACGATGGATGGCATTTCTACTGTAGATTTCTTTACATGtaaaacataatttactaaGCATGCCCATTGTCTTGAAAAATTGTTTTCTACAAATCAATATCATTTGTTTTCTACTCTCATGAGGTACACATCAtctttttggctgatgtggatgaaatatgttgaagtggcaaaatacgatgatgtggcaaaatatgatgatgtggcatcgggagtctgttttaaatatatataatagatactcatttactttaaaatcaattaataaatttttcaatcaaaaataatgaatcagagtattcacaattacaaaataaagttaataccttaaacaaaagaaactcctaaAGTCAAAACACTTGGTGTTTTActacccaaaaataaattctagtTACTCATAACTTTGGATTCTTGTGGAAAACTCACCCAAGAAGTTTAACACTAGTACAAAAGTATCTCAGAGCCTCCAACTACATGCTATTGTGCTTCCTCACAGTTCTCATACTAGGTTGACTGTGACATTATTcgctcaagtaacactatatgtgacCACCTatcaaatgtaagggtcatctccaaataacaaacagagcaaataaacatgcatatatagtgttaatagtaaaaaatataaataaatcatatatttcattcaacatttaaaaatcacaacgcACCAAAGATAtaaatcaaccaaaatgcacaaatcctatttgttagactatatgtcaatgcatgattcaAAAATATCACCACCCCATTGAGCAAAGAGCCTCTCACCATTGGATAATATCCCAACTTTGGACAAATGCTCTTCAttatgtcaatgcatgattctaAAATGTCACCACTAGTAGAGCAAAGAGTCCCACCATTGGACAATGTCCCACCGTTGGACTTGTCGCACCGTTGGACAAATGTTCTTCAGAGTTTCATTTTCAGTACTCCACCGTTGAGTATTTTTCTGAAT
It contains:
- the LOC140919488 gene encoding uncharacterized protein is translated as MFLFSTRLRFVSLFIPKKFLPFNFIPSFCFSASTLFPQFNNPHLDNSISLFNSLLRKNPTPPPIEFGKILGSIVKAKHYSIAISLFQQMEIRGINPDFVTCSLLINCFCQLGHITFAFSVFSKILKRGYHPNTITLNTLIKGFCLKGEVHKALHFHDKVVAQGFQLDQVSYGTLINGLCKVGETRAALELLRRVDGKLVQPNVVMYNTIIDSMCKDKLVSNACDLYSEMVVKRISPDVVTYTALISGFCIMGQLKEGIDLFNKMTLENINPNVYTFNILVDAFCKEGKLKEAKTVFLLMMKNDIKPDIVTYNCLMDGYFLVNEVEKAKSILNIMAQRGVAPNVRSYSIMINGLCKIKMVDEAMNLFKEMQSRKIVPDVVTYSSLIDSLCKSGRITYALELVCEMHDRGQPPNIYTYSSILDALCKSHDVDKAIALLKKFNDLGIQPDMCTYNILLNGLCKSGRIKDSQKIFEYLLVKGYNLDVYAYTIMIQGFCNKGLLDEALDLFSKMKDNGCIPDALTYEIVIHSLFEKYEIEKAEKLLREMIVRGLL